The following is a genomic window from Clostridium fungisolvens.
TATTAATATATTCTTTAGCTTCGTTTATCTCTTCTTTTGTTAGTACATCTTTTAGTTTTTCGATTTTATCATTTACTATTATATTAGTACCTTCTAAAGCAAGACTTTTGGTTACGACTATATCATCACCAATTTGAGCTCCTGCTGTTGATACTGCTTTCCCACTAATGCATTTACCTAGAACGGTACATGAAACAACAATTCTGTTTACTGCAGAAGTTATTTCAGTATGTCCTCCAATTATTTCCACATTTATCTTTGAGGTTTCTTCATCAATTTGCTTCATTACATCGTTTATTTCTTCAAAGGTAGTATTTTCTGGCGCTAGTATAGTAACCAATATAGCCATAGGATCTACTCCACAGGATGCTACATCATTACAATTCACATGAACAGCCAGTCTTCCTATGTTTTCAGCTGCACCAGTTATGGGATCAGTAGATATTACACATTCATATTCTCCAAAGTCTATAACAGAGCAATCTTCTCCTACTCCATTTCTTACTCTTACTTCATCTCTCTTAACTGATTTATTGTTATTTATTAATCCTTTAAGATCATCCCAGTTTAATTTTCCTGATTTCATAAATGTTCTCCTTGTTTATATATATACGTATGCAATTTTTCACTGCAACAAACATATTATTAATATAAGTATTAATTTTATGAGGTGGATACATTGAAGTATATAGGTCCTTTTTTTAGAATAAATAGTCTGACTTCATTGGAGATAGAAAGCCAGCTATTCTTTCTTTCACGGGAAGCCCTGAAACACATCGTATTACAATCTCGTTGTGGTCTAATTTCCTCAACAAAAACTTCCAAAAAGTATCTTTCTAACAATGATATTAACATAATAAAAGATTTTTCTCCACTTTTATGTATTTATAAAAAAGGGTCTCCAAAGTTTGCATCAACTAAGCATTTTCACGGTTGGTCTGAGGATGGTGTCAAGAAAGAAATTAGTAGCTCCTCAAATGCATTGATGACTTTGAGTATATTAGAACTTTCAGAGTTTTATGCAAAGTTTGAGAAATCTTCTAGTATCAACTATTCAATGGCAAAGATTTATAGAGCCCTAGCTAAACAACAGTTAG
Proteins encoded in this region:
- a CDS encoding AIR synthase family protein, translating into MKSGKLNWDDLKGLINNNKSVKRDEVRVRNGVGEDCSVIDFGEYECVISTDPITGAAENIGRLAVHVNCNDVASCGVDPMAILVTILAPENTTFEEINDVMKQIDEETSKINVEIIGGHTEITSAVNRIVVSCTVLGKCISGKAVSTAGAQIGDDIVVTKSLALEGTNIIVNDKIEKLKDVLTKEEINEAKEYINKISVIMEGKVSGKFGVNSMHDITEGGVLGALWELADASNVGFKVYEDRMPVTAVTKKVCKVFNIDPLKLISSGSMIITTKNGEELVKLLMKNGINSTIIGNITNDEGILVKELEGEVIVPQPERDELFSI